The Lycium barbarum isolate Lr01 chromosome 9, ASM1917538v2, whole genome shotgun sequence genome has a segment encoding these proteins:
- the LOC132610594 gene encoding uncharacterized protein At1g28695-like — translation MHFRNPIKDCTYYVLYILLTFGLLCILLLSSSCSKSGNLTLFSLQEYSICQPSNAFYIKTYEDKLEEALAGAATNDKTVIITVVNKAYVEGVKPMLDLFLDGFWHGEGTRELMNHLLIVAIDPTSYERCKFLHLHCYQLETDFVDFVGEKVYMSEDLIKMMWRRTQFLGDVLKRGYNFIFTVHTDVLWLRNPIPKLSQNKHIDLQISTDNFNGDQWSEANPINTGFYMIKSDNKTIALFDKWYEKKEDSIGFKEQDVLQNLMRGGEFRKLGLKVRFLDTVYFSGFSQNSKDVRAVVTVHSNCCRRISAKMADLIVVIHDWKRFMSSTSNETSRFQWSPHDHCRDSWRNCGYYDFMLRNLINNYVYKFFTSSIL, via the exons ATGCATTTTAGGAATCCCATCAAAGACTGCACTTACTATGTTTTGTATATACTTCTAACCTTTGGATTGCTGTGTATTCTCCTCTTAAGCTCTTCATGTAGTAAAAGCGGTAATTTAACTCTCTTTTCTTTGCAAGAATACTCCATATGCCAACCTTCAAATGCA TTTTACATAAAAACCTATGAAGATAAGCTTGAAGAAGCTTTGGCTGGAGCAGCGACTAATGACAAAACAGTAATAATAACTGTTGTTAATAAAGCATACGTAGAGGGAGTTAAGCCAATGCTAGATCTCTTCTTGGATGGTTTTTGGCATGGAGAAGGCACTAGGGAATTAATGAATCACTTATTGATTGTTGCCATTGATCCAACCTCTTATGAACGGTGCAAGTTCCTCCATCTTCATTGTTACCAGCTCGAAACGGACTTTGTGGATTTTGTCGGAGAGAAAGTGTACATGTCGGAAGACCTTATAAAGATGATGTGGCGAAGAACTCAGTTCTTAGGTGATGTTCTTAAGCGTGGCTATAACTTCATTTTCACGGTAC ACACTGATGTATTATGGCTAAGAAATCCAATCCCAAAGTTGAGCCAAAACAAACATATAGACTTGCAAATCAGTACAGATAATTTTAATGGCGACCAATGGTCCGAGGCAAATCCCATCAACACAGGCTTCTACATGATCAAATCCGACAATAAAACCATCGCACTGTTTGATAAGTGGTACGAGAAGAAAGAGGATTCCATCGGATTTAAAGAACAAGACGTGTTGCAAAACCTAATGCGTGGAGGAGAATTTCGAAAGTTAGGCCTTAAAGTGAGATTCTTGGACACTGTTTATTTTAGCGGATTCAGTCAAAATAGTAAGGATGTTAGGGCCGTAGTAACTGTTCATTCCAATTGTTGCCGGAGAATTAGTGCCAAAATGGCTGATCTGATCGTAGTCATTCATGATTGGAAGAGGTTTATGAGCTCCACTTCGAATGAAACATCGAGGTTTCAGTGGTCGCCTCATGATCACTGTCGAGATTCCTGGCGAAATTGCGGATACTATGATTTTATGTTGAGAAATCTAATTAATAATTATGTATACAAGTTCTTTACAAGTTCAATCTTGTGA